One Clavelina lepadiformis chromosome 1, kaClaLepa1.1, whole genome shotgun sequence genomic region harbors:
- the LOC143455936 gene encoding uncharacterized protein LOC143455936 isoform X2, with protein sequence MFAFRPEYTIYEAYDNDYVAYGSNIICQVFADNGTLLLNESTSYDDIIFDDSPTLDLGIIKGNENYHFWMNIIIPESEKCYGLQINVVPTPFEQISCEEFARHLDLLAKSHIGQSKELSCELGHDIYPKVFATDVTTKWFRNCSSLPVNTTIRSSGKLFFPELEYDQAGIYACTVTYNGMTRFIAGYPVCVHEPPRKSPHTLQCENKVLARIGENVSLSCQLRLGVGEFSVTSFRAFWEKKENVKEVSSPKIEGSCKRNLFTNSNDRLSCSYDYKRKCFLYVADESERNRKEEVIPIVLEIQSLSPSDYGTYKISSLTNNEGTELISKTVELEEDQSQVYRQTVHYAEVAVAVIVPSLGVLVFIMFLLYYKQVHVRVYIKRHFKSYELDDKEYGAYISYHYTKELDTFAQDYTSQSVHVTCEKLQELGYKIYDEHKDFSNEMRVNLVESIKKCHRVVIILTSQYMNDDWSMRNLQQAFQTMIDSKTKIIFILVPGMKEYLKQHAMKETACRLIQAAIKLNYPIQWSNGKSFDQNFFDLQLEDAMPKLESPKPRRSSTSSSSRSAGTRMQTNGYQRFYSANTQVSEVEAPNHSKSDRSCTSV encoded by the exons ATGTTTGCATTTCGCCCCGAATACACAATTTATGAAGCATACGATAATGATTACGTCGCTTACGGATCGAATATAATT tgTCAAGTATTTGCCGACAACGGTacccttttattgaatgaatCGACCAGCTATGACGACATTATCTTTGATGATAGCCCGACGCTTGATTTAGGCATAATAAAGGGAAATGAAAACTACCACTTTTGGATGAACATAATT ATCCCTGAGAGCGAGAAATGCTATGGTCTTCAGATAAACGTCGTGCCCACACCTTTCGAACAGATCAGCTGTGAAGAATTTGCAAGACATTTAGATTTACTGGCAAAATCACACATCGGACAATCTAAAGAACTAAGCTGTGAAC TTGGACACGATATCTATCCCAAAGTATTTGCCACCGATGTCACCACAAAGTGGTTTCGAAATTGTTCCTCGCTTCCAGTAAATACAACAATCAGAAGCAGTGGAAAG ttgttttttccGGAATTAGAATATGATCAAGCAGGAATCTATGCGTGTACAGTGACCTACAATGGAATGACAAGATTTATTGCGGGGTATCCAGTTTGTGTTCACG AACCACCAAGAAAGTCCCCGCACACCTTGCAATGTGAAAATAAAGTTCTTGCAAGAATAGGAGAGAATGTGTCACTAAGTTGCCAACTACGACTTGGTGTTGGAGAGTTTAGTGTCACTTCTTTTAGAGCTTTTTGGGAAAAG aaagaaaatgttaaagaGGTATCTTCACCTAAAATCGAAGGATCCTGCAAAAGAAACTTATTTACAAATTCAAATGATCGACTATCATGTTCATA TGActataaaagaaaatgtttcctTTATGTGGCGGATGAGTCTGAAAGAAACCGAAAAGAAGAAGTAATCCCGATTGTGCTTGAAATTCA GTCATTGTCGCCATCCGATTACGGAACTTACAAAATCTCGTCGTTAACAAACAACGAAGGCACTGAGTTAATCAGTAAAACTGTTGAGCTAGAAGAAGACCAAAGCCAAGTGTACAGACAAACTGTCCATTATGCTGAAGTTGCTGTGGCAGTTATTGTGCCTTCTTTGGGCGTTTTAGTTTTCATTATGTTCCTTCTCTACTACAAACAAGTACACGTTCGGGTTTATATTAAACGTCACTTCAAATCTTATGAATTAG ACGACAAAGAATACGGAGCTTACATTTCTTATCACTACACAAAAGAACTGGACACGTTTGCTCAGGATTACACGTCTCAGTCTGTTCATGTCACTTGCGAAAAACTGCAAGAACTCGGATACAAAATTTACGATGAGCACAAAGATTTCAGCAATGAAA tgCGTGTTAATCTTGTTGAATCCATTAAGAAGTGCCACAGAGTGGTGATAattctgacgtcacaatataTGAATGATGACTGGAGCATGCGCAACCTGCAGCAG GCGTTTCAAACAATGATCgattctaaaacaaaaataatttttatcttgGTTCCTGGCATGAAAGAATATCTGAAACAACACGCTATGAAAGAGACTGCATGTCGCTTAATACAAGCTGCAATAAAA CTTAACTACCCCATCCAGTGGTCAAACGGAAAGAGTTTCgatcaaaacttttttgatttacaacTCGAAGATGCCATGCCGAAGCTCGAGTCCCCAAAGCCCCGACGCTCTTCGACTTCAAGTTCAAGTCGATCAGCAGGAACGCGCATGCAGACAAATGGCTATCAACGTTTTTACAGCGCTAACACTCAAGTGTCTGAGGTCGAAGCACCGAATCACA GCAAGTCAGACCGATCTTGCACTTCGGTCTAA
- the LOC143455936 gene encoding uncharacterized protein LOC143455936 isoform X1 yields the protein MFAFRPEYTIYEAYDNDYVAYGSNIICQVFADNGTLLLNESTSYDDIIFDDSPTLDLGIIKGNENYHFWMNIIIPESEKCYGLQINVVPTPFEQISCEEFARHLDLLAKSHIGQSKELSCELGHDIYPKVFATDVTTKWFRNCSSLPVNTTIRSSGKLFFPELEYDQAGIYACTVTYNGMTRFIAGYPVCVHEPPRKSPHTLQCENKVLARIGENVSLSCQLRLGVGEFSVTSFRAFWEKKENVKEVSSPKIEGSCKRNLFTNSNDRLSCSYDYKRKCFLYVADESERNRKEEVIPIVLEIQSLSPSDYGTYKISSLTNNEGTELISKTVELEEDQSQVYRQTVHYAEVAVAVIVPSLGVLVFIMFLLYYKQVHVRVYIKRHFKSYELDDKEYGAYISYHYTKELDTFAQDYTSQSVHVTCEKLQELGYKIYDEHKDFSNEMRVNLVESIKKCHRVVIILTSQYMNDDWSMRNLQQAFQTMIDSKTKIIFILVPGMKEYLKQHAMKETACRLIQAAIKLNYPIQWSNGKSFDQNFFDLQLEDAMPKLESPKPRRSSTSSSSRSAGTRMQTNGYQRFYSANTQVSEVEAPNHSEFCCLLESVILQYIFHALYSFLLKIVCAMADNLRSLSLSSCLN from the exons ATGTTTGCATTTCGCCCCGAATACACAATTTATGAAGCATACGATAATGATTACGTCGCTTACGGATCGAATATAATT tgTCAAGTATTTGCCGACAACGGTacccttttattgaatgaatCGACCAGCTATGACGACATTATCTTTGATGATAGCCCGACGCTTGATTTAGGCATAATAAAGGGAAATGAAAACTACCACTTTTGGATGAACATAATT ATCCCTGAGAGCGAGAAATGCTATGGTCTTCAGATAAACGTCGTGCCCACACCTTTCGAACAGATCAGCTGTGAAGAATTTGCAAGACATTTAGATTTACTGGCAAAATCACACATCGGACAATCTAAAGAACTAAGCTGTGAAC TTGGACACGATATCTATCCCAAAGTATTTGCCACCGATGTCACCACAAAGTGGTTTCGAAATTGTTCCTCGCTTCCAGTAAATACAACAATCAGAAGCAGTGGAAAG ttgttttttccGGAATTAGAATATGATCAAGCAGGAATCTATGCGTGTACAGTGACCTACAATGGAATGACAAGATTTATTGCGGGGTATCCAGTTTGTGTTCACG AACCACCAAGAAAGTCCCCGCACACCTTGCAATGTGAAAATAAAGTTCTTGCAAGAATAGGAGAGAATGTGTCACTAAGTTGCCAACTACGACTTGGTGTTGGAGAGTTTAGTGTCACTTCTTTTAGAGCTTTTTGGGAAAAG aaagaaaatgttaaagaGGTATCTTCACCTAAAATCGAAGGATCCTGCAAAAGAAACTTATTTACAAATTCAAATGATCGACTATCATGTTCATA TGActataaaagaaaatgtttcctTTATGTGGCGGATGAGTCTGAAAGAAACCGAAAAGAAGAAGTAATCCCGATTGTGCTTGAAATTCA GTCATTGTCGCCATCCGATTACGGAACTTACAAAATCTCGTCGTTAACAAACAACGAAGGCACTGAGTTAATCAGTAAAACTGTTGAGCTAGAAGAAGACCAAAGCCAAGTGTACAGACAAACTGTCCATTATGCTGAAGTTGCTGTGGCAGTTATTGTGCCTTCTTTGGGCGTTTTAGTTTTCATTATGTTCCTTCTCTACTACAAACAAGTACACGTTCGGGTTTATATTAAACGTCACTTCAAATCTTATGAATTAG ACGACAAAGAATACGGAGCTTACATTTCTTATCACTACACAAAAGAACTGGACACGTTTGCTCAGGATTACACGTCTCAGTCTGTTCATGTCACTTGCGAAAAACTGCAAGAACTCGGATACAAAATTTACGATGAGCACAAAGATTTCAGCAATGAAA tgCGTGTTAATCTTGTTGAATCCATTAAGAAGTGCCACAGAGTGGTGATAattctgacgtcacaatataTGAATGATGACTGGAGCATGCGCAACCTGCAGCAG GCGTTTCAAACAATGATCgattctaaaacaaaaataatttttatcttgGTTCCTGGCATGAAAGAATATCTGAAACAACACGCTATGAAAGAGACTGCATGTCGCTTAATACAAGCTGCAATAAAA CTTAACTACCCCATCCAGTGGTCAAACGGAAAGAGTTTCgatcaaaacttttttgatttacaacTCGAAGATGCCATGCCGAAGCTCGAGTCCCCAAAGCCCCGACGCTCTTCGACTTCAAGTTCAAGTCGATCAGCAGGAACGCGCATGCAGACAAATGGCTATCAACGTTTTTACAGCGCTAACACTCAAGTGTCTGAGGTCGAAGCACCGAATCACAGTgagttttgctgtttattagagtccgtTATCCTTCAATATATTTTCCATGCATTGTacagttttttgttgaaaattgtttgtgcTATGGCTGATAATCTCAGGAGCTTGTCACTCTCATCTTGTCTTAATTAG